Proteins from one Enterobacter bugandensis genomic window:
- a CDS encoding diguanylate cyclase, whose protein sequence is MNKQYQRVLVTTPHPLLRLVCLGLVTFIFTLFSLELTRFGTLLAPLWFPTAIMMVAFYRHAGKMWPGIALACSFGNILASWMLFSWASITPTYTAINVIEALIGAVLLRKLLPWYNPLQNLNDWIRLAIGSALVPPLVGGILMTLLIPGPEPLRNFIVWVLSESIGALALVPLGLLFKSHYLLRHRDPRLLLETLVTMAVTLALSWASITWLPWPFTCVIVLLMWSAVRLPRMEAFMVFLVTVMVVSLMIAHNPSALTTQHAGPMMNAPWLPFLMLLLPANVMTMVMYAFRAERKHITESEERFRNAMEYSAIGMALVSMEGQWLQANKALCNFLGYSQTELQSLTFQQLTWPEDLHTDLEQLEQLVNGEINTYTLEKRYYTRNGEVVWALLAVSVVRHADGSPLYFIAQIEDINDLKQTEWVNKRLMERITLANEAGGIGIWEWDLEPDIISWDKRMFELYEIPPHIKPTWQLWHERILPEDRAHAEQVLRDSLVSRLPFKLEFRIRVKEGVRHIRSLANRVLNKEGEVERLLGINMDMTEVKELNEALFQEKERLHITLDSIGEAVLCTDIDMNVTFMNPVAEKMSGWLQTEAIGQPILKVLHITFGERGQLMENIHSGDMSRSDIDQDVVLNCRTGGSFDIHYSITPLSTLDGHSIGSVIVIQDVTESRKMLRQLSYSASHDALTHLANRVSFENHLKRLLQTVRETRQRHALVFIDLDRFKAVNDSAGHAAGDALLRELSSMMLTMLRSSDVLARLGGDEFGLLLPDCNIESARYITGRLIHTINDYHFMWEGRLHRIGASAGITLIDEHNNQASEVMSQADIACYASKNSGRGIVTVYEPQQERDRSARSMMSLDEQWHMIKDNHLMMIARSVASPRIPESCNFWLISLRLWTSQGEVQEEHAFRSGLAEPELLHALDRRIFGEFFRTYAAQVARKGMGVALPLSAAGLASVTLVDELLDLLDNSPMPGRLLHLVIASDVVCNPDENLQRGLQKLRQAGCRVIFSQIRRDMNVFSHLSPNMADYLMLDAEVVSNVYGNLMDEMMVTIVQGHAQRLGMKTIAGPCNQPIMMDTLSGIGIDFIYGDTIAEPQPLDLLLNTSYFAIN, encoded by the coding sequence ATGAATAAACAATACCAGCGGGTTTTGGTTACCACCCCACATCCTTTATTACGACTTGTCTGTCTGGGCCTGGTCACCTTTATCTTTACCTTATTTTCGCTGGAGCTTACCCGCTTCGGTACCCTGCTGGCGCCACTCTGGTTTCCTACCGCCATTATGATGGTGGCGTTTTACCGCCATGCAGGAAAAATGTGGCCCGGGATAGCCCTGGCCTGTTCATTTGGCAATATTCTGGCCTCGTGGATGCTGTTCTCCTGGGCGTCGATAACCCCCACCTACACCGCAATAAACGTTATTGAGGCCCTCATCGGTGCCGTGTTACTGCGCAAGCTGCTTCCGTGGTACAACCCGCTGCAAAATTTAAACGACTGGATCCGCCTGGCAATAGGCAGCGCGCTGGTGCCGCCGCTGGTGGGCGGTATTCTGATGACGCTTCTGATCCCCGGCCCTGAACCGCTGCGTAATTTCATCGTCTGGGTGCTATCTGAATCCATTGGCGCGCTGGCGCTGGTGCCGCTGGGGCTGCTGTTTAAATCCCATTACCTGCTCCGCCACCGTGACCCGAGATTGCTGCTGGAAACCCTGGTTACCATGGCCGTAACGCTGGCCCTCAGCTGGGCATCCATCACCTGGCTGCCGTGGCCCTTTACCTGCGTGATTGTCCTGCTGATGTGGAGCGCCGTACGCTTGCCGCGGATGGAAGCGTTCATGGTGTTTCTGGTTACCGTGATGGTCGTTTCACTGATGATTGCCCATAACCCTTCGGCGCTGACCACCCAACATGCCGGGCCGATGATGAACGCGCCGTGGCTGCCGTTCCTGATGCTCCTCCTCCCCGCTAACGTGATGACCATGGTGATGTATGCTTTCCGTGCCGAACGCAAACACATCACCGAGAGCGAAGAGCGCTTTCGTAATGCGATGGAGTATTCCGCTATCGGTATGGCGTTAGTCAGCATGGAGGGCCAGTGGCTTCAGGCCAACAAGGCGCTGTGCAATTTCCTCGGTTACAGCCAGACCGAGCTACAGTCGCTCACCTTCCAGCAGCTCACCTGGCCGGAAGATTTGCATACCGACCTGGAACAGCTGGAGCAGCTGGTCAACGGCGAGATCAACACCTACACCCTTGAAAAGCGCTATTACACGCGCAACGGAGAGGTCGTCTGGGCGCTTCTGGCCGTCTCCGTCGTGCGCCATGCCGATGGCTCGCCGCTCTATTTCATCGCCCAGATTGAAGACATTAACGATCTGAAGCAGACCGAGTGGGTCAATAAACGGCTGATGGAGCGCATTACGCTGGCCAACGAAGCGGGCGGCATCGGCATCTGGGAGTGGGATCTGGAGCCAGACATCATCAGCTGGGATAAGCGGATGTTTGAGCTGTATGAAATTCCGCCGCACATTAAGCCCACCTGGCAGCTCTGGCACGAAAGAATATTGCCGGAGGATCGCGCCCATGCGGAGCAGGTGCTGCGGGATTCACTGGTTTCTCGTCTGCCGTTTAAGCTTGAATTCCGTATCCGCGTGAAGGAAGGCGTGCGCCATATACGATCCCTGGCAAACCGGGTGCTGAATAAAGAGGGTGAAGTCGAACGTTTGCTCGGCATCAATATGGACATGACCGAGGTGAAGGAGCTTAACGAAGCGCTGTTTCAGGAAAAAGAGCGTCTGCACATCACGCTCGACTCCATCGGCGAAGCGGTGCTCTGTACCGATATCGACATGAACGTCACCTTTATGAACCCGGTCGCCGAGAAGATGAGCGGCTGGCTGCAGACCGAGGCCATCGGCCAGCCGATCCTGAAGGTGTTACACATCACCTTTGGGGAACGGGGCCAGCTGATGGAGAATATTCACAGCGGCGATATGTCACGCTCCGATATCGACCAGGATGTAGTGCTGAACTGCCGCACCGGCGGATCGTTTGATATCCACTACAGCATTACGCCACTCAGTACCCTTGATGGGCACAGTATTGGCTCGGTGATCGTTATTCAGGACGTCACCGAGTCGCGCAAAATGCTGCGTCAGCTAAGCTACAGCGCGTCGCACGATGCCCTCACCCACCTGGCAAATCGGGTCAGCTTCGAAAACCATCTCAAACGGCTTCTGCAAACCGTTCGCGAGACGCGTCAGCGTCATGCGCTGGTCTTTATCGATCTGGACCGCTTCAAAGCCGTCAATGATAGCGCAGGCCATGCGGCGGGAGATGCCCTGCTGCGGGAACTCTCTTCCATGATGCTAACCATGCTTCGCTCCAGCGACGTGCTGGCGCGCCTGGGCGGTGACGAGTTTGGGCTGCTGCTGCCGGACTGCAATATTGAGAGCGCGCGCTATATCACCGGTCGTTTGATCCATACCATCAATGACTATCACTTTATGTGGGAAGGTCGCCTGCACCGGATTGGCGCCAGCGCAGGGATCACGCTGATTGATGAGCATAATAACCAGGCGTCAGAAGTGATGTCGCAGGCGGATATTGCCTGTTATGCCTCGAAAAACAGCGGTCGCGGCATCGTGACGGTGTACGAACCGCAGCAGGAGCGGGATCGGAGCGCGCGCAGCATGATGTCGCTGGACGAACAGTGGCATATGATCAAAGACAATCATCTGATGATGATAGCCCGCAGCGTCGCCTCCCCGCGCATACCGGAAAGCTGTAACTTCTGGCTGATTTCGCTACGCCTGTGGACCAGCCAGGGTGAAGTCCAGGAGGAGCACGCCTTCCGTTCTGGTCTGGCGGAGCCCGAACTGCTGCACGCCCTCGACAGACGTATCTTTGGTGAGTTTTTCCGCACCTATGCCGCACAGGTCGCCCGTAAAGGGATGGGGGTAGCACTGCCGCTTTCTGCCGCCGGTTTAGCCAGCGTAACGCTGGTCGATGAACTCCTCGACCTGCTCGATAACAGCCCCATGCCGGGCCGTCTGCTGCATCTGGTTATCGCGAGCGACGTGGTGTGTAATCCGGATGAGAATCTGCAGCGAGGGCTGCAAAAGCTTCGCCAGGCGGGCTGCCGGGTGATCTTCAGCCAGATAAGGCGCGACATGAACGTCTTCAGCCACCTGAGCCCGAACATGGCCGATTATCTGATGCTGGACGCCGAGGTGGTGAGCAACGTGTATGGTAATCTGATGGATGAGATGATGGTGACCATCGTTCAGGGCCACGCCCAGCGTCTGGGGATGAAAACCATCGCGGGCCCCTGCAACCAGCCCATCATGATGGATACGCTTTCCGGCATCGGCATTGATTTTATCTATGGCGACACCATCGCCGAGCCGCAGCCGCTGGATCTACTGCTCAACACCAGTTATTTCGCCATCAACTGA
- the alkA gene encoding DNA-3-methyladenine glycosylase 2, whose protein sequence is MYTLTWQPPYDWQWMFGFLGARAVTGIETVTSDYYERSFACDGHQGIFRVTPDIATHTLIVTLSPGLVPVAQTCLERIARLFDLACNPQHIADTLGDLGAARPGLRLPGAMDAYEQGVRAILGQLVSVAMAAKLASRVVALCGEPVKDAPGYVCFPSPQALAAADPLALKALGMPVKRAEALIHLAQSVVDGTFPLTPPEDVEASMKALQQRPGIGRWTANYLALRGWQAKDVFLPDDYLIKQRFAGMTPAQIRRYAERWQPWRSYALLHIWYTDGWTPSVDGEITGVEQ, encoded by the coding sequence ATGTATACCCTGACGTGGCAACCCCCTTACGACTGGCAGTGGATGTTTGGCTTTCTCGGCGCGCGTGCGGTGACGGGCATTGAAACCGTCACGAGCGACTACTACGAGCGCAGCTTTGCCTGCGACGGCCATCAGGGGATATTTCGCGTGACGCCGGATATCGCTACCCACACGCTGATTGTGACGCTCAGCCCGGGGTTGGTTCCGGTTGCGCAGACGTGTCTTGAACGCATCGCGCGCCTGTTCGATCTCGCCTGTAACCCGCAGCACATCGCGGATACGCTGGGGGATCTCGGCGCTGCCCGCCCCGGCTTGCGTCTGCCGGGGGCGATGGATGCGTACGAGCAGGGCGTACGGGCCATTCTCGGGCAGTTGGTCAGCGTGGCGATGGCGGCGAAGCTGGCTTCCCGCGTTGTCGCCCTGTGCGGTGAGCCGGTGAAGGATGCACCGGGTTATGTCTGCTTTCCCTCCCCGCAAGCGCTGGCCGCTGCCGATCCGCTGGCGCTCAAGGCGCTCGGGATGCCGGTAAAACGCGCGGAGGCGCTGATTCATCTGGCGCAGTCGGTTGTTGACGGGACGTTTCCGTTGACGCCGCCCGAGGACGTTGAGGCGAGCATGAAGGCGCTACAGCAGCGGCCGGGCATCGGGCGCTGGACGGCAAATTACCTGGCCCTGAGAGGCTGGCAGGCGAAAGATGTGTTCCTGCCGGATGATTATCTGATTAAGCAACGCTTCGCCGGGATGACTCCCGCGCAGATCCGTCGTTACGCCGAGCGCTGGCAGCCGTGGCGCTCCTACGCGCTGCTGCACATCTGGTATACCGACGGCTGGACGCCGTCAGTTGATGGCGAAATAACTGGTGTTGAGCAGTAG
- the yegD gene encoding molecular chaperone, with translation MFIGFDYGTANCSVAIMQNGQPQLLKMEKESTLLPSMLCAPTREAVSEWLFRHHQVPATAAETQALLRRAVSFNREEDIDVTPSSVQFGLSSLGHYIEDPEEVYFVKSPKSFLGASGLKPQQVAMFEDLVCAMMLHIRNQAQSQVPDTITQAVIGRPINFQGLGGDEANQQAQGILERAAHRAGFRDVVFQYEPVAAGLDFEATLTEEKRVLVVDIGGGTTDCSLLLMGPQWHHRRDRENSLLGHSGCRVGGNDLDIALAFKSLMPLLGMGGQTEKGIALPILPWWNAIAINDVPAQSDFYSTANGRFLNDLVRDAQDAEKVALLYKVWRQRLSYRVVRTAEECKIALSDRPEHAVSLPFISEDLATAISQEGLETALAQPLQRILEQVQLALENGKEKPDVIYLTGGSARSPLIKKALAEQLPGIPIAGGDDFGSVTAGLARWAQVMFN, from the coding sequence GTGTTTATTGGATTTGACTACGGTACGGCAAACTGCTCGGTTGCGATCATGCAAAACGGCCAACCGCAGCTTCTGAAAATGGAAAAAGAGAGCACGCTGCTGCCATCAATGCTCTGCGCGCCGACGCGCGAAGCGGTGAGCGAGTGGCTGTTCCGCCACCATCAGGTTCCGGCTACCGCGGCGGAGACCCAGGCGCTGCTGCGTCGGGCGGTCAGCTTTAACCGCGAGGAAGACATCGACGTTACCCCTTCAAGCGTGCAGTTTGGCCTCTCCTCGCTCGGGCATTACATTGAAGACCCGGAAGAGGTCTACTTCGTTAAATCGCCAAAGTCCTTCCTCGGCGCGAGCGGCCTGAAGCCGCAGCAGGTGGCGATGTTTGAAGATCTGGTGTGCGCCATGATGCTGCATATCCGCAATCAGGCGCAGTCGCAGGTGCCGGATACTATCACCCAGGCGGTGATTGGCCGCCCGATCAACTTCCAGGGGCTGGGCGGTGACGAAGCCAACCAGCAGGCGCAGGGGATCCTTGAACGTGCGGCGCACCGGGCGGGATTCCGCGACGTGGTGTTTCAGTACGAGCCGGTTGCGGCGGGGCTGGATTTTGAAGCCACGCTGACGGAAGAGAAGCGCGTGCTGGTCGTCGACATCGGGGGCGGTACAACGGACTGCTCGCTGCTGCTGATGGGACCGCAGTGGCATCACCGTCGTGACCGCGAAAACAGCCTGCTCGGGCACAGCGGCTGCCGCGTAGGCGGCAACGATCTGGATATCGCCCTGGCCTTTAAGAGCCTGATGCCGCTGCTGGGCATGGGCGGGCAAACGGAGAAAGGCATTGCCCTGCCGATCCTGCCGTGGTGGAACGCGATTGCCATCAACGACGTTCCGGCGCAGAGTGATTTTTACAGCACCGCGAACGGGCGCTTCCTCAACGATCTGGTGCGCGACGCGCAGGATGCCGAGAAGGTCGCCCTGCTGTATAAAGTGTGGCGTCAGCGCCTGAGCTACCGCGTGGTGCGAACTGCGGAGGAGTGCAAAATCGCCCTTTCCGACCGTCCTGAACATGCGGTCTCCTTGCCGTTTATCAGCGAGGATCTGGCCACGGCGATTTCACAGGAGGGGCTGGAAACGGCGCTTGCTCAGCCGCTGCAGCGCATTCTGGAGCAGGTCCAGCTGGCGCTGGAGAACGGCAAAGAGAAGCCGGATGTGATCTACCTGACCGGCGGTAGCGCCCGTTCGCCGTTGATCAAGAAAGCGCTGGCGGAACAACTGCCGGGCATTCCGATTGCCGGTGGGGATGACTTTGGCTCCGTTACCGCAGGGCTGGCGCGCTGGGCGCAGGTGATGTTTAACTAA
- a CDS encoding MdtA/MuxA family multidrug efflux RND transporter periplasmic adaptor subunit, whose protein sequence is MKGSNKSRWAIAAGIIVVVLAAAWYWHSQSANSAAPAGASSQAQRPAGGGRHGMRGGALAPVQAATAVSKAVPRYLTGLGTITAANTATVRSRVDGQLIAIHFQEGQQVKAGDLLAEIDPSQFKVALAQAQGQLAKDKATLANARRDLARYQQLVKTNLVSRQELDTQQSLVSETQGTIKADEAAVASAQLQLDWSRITAPIDGRVGLKQVDIGNQISSGDTTGIVVITQTHPIDLVFTLPESDIATVMQAQKAGKGLVVEAWDRTNKQKLSEGSLLSLDNQIDTTTGTIKLKARFNNQDDALFPNQFVNARMLVATEENAVVIPTAALQMGNEGSFVWVLNSDNKVSKHLVKTGIQDSQTVVISAGLSAGDRVVTDGIDRLTEGAKVEVVEPAKQGATS, encoded by the coding sequence ATGAAAGGCAGTAACAAATCCCGCTGGGCAATCGCCGCTGGCATCATTGTGGTGGTCCTTGCCGCCGCCTGGTACTGGCACAGTCAATCTGCGAACTCCGCCGCTCCCGCTGGCGCCAGCAGCCAGGCCCAGCGCCCGGCTGGCGGCGGCCGTCACGGCATGCGCGGCGGCGCGCTGGCACCGGTTCAGGCGGCGACGGCGGTGAGCAAAGCCGTTCCGCGTTATCTGACAGGACTCGGAACCATTACCGCCGCCAACACCGCCACGGTGCGCAGCCGCGTTGACGGTCAGCTCATCGCAATCCACTTCCAGGAAGGTCAGCAGGTCAAAGCGGGCGATCTGCTGGCGGAAATCGACCCGAGCCAGTTTAAAGTCGCCCTCGCTCAGGCGCAGGGGCAGCTCGCGAAAGACAAAGCCACCCTCGCCAACGCCCGTCGCGATCTGGCGCGCTACCAGCAGCTGGTGAAAACCAACCTTGTTTCTCGTCAGGAGCTGGACACCCAGCAGTCGCTGGTCAGCGAAACGCAGGGCACCATCAAAGCCGACGAGGCCGCCGTCGCCAGCGCGCAGCTGCAGCTGGACTGGAGCCGCATCACCGCGCCGATTGACGGACGCGTGGGCCTGAAGCAGGTCGATATCGGTAACCAGATCTCCAGCGGCGACACCACGGGCATCGTGGTGATCACCCAGACCCACCCGATTGATTTAGTCTTTACCCTGCCGGAAAGCGATATCGCAACCGTCATGCAGGCGCAAAAAGCCGGCAAAGGCCTGGTGGTGGAAGCCTGGGACCGCACCAACAAGCAGAAGCTGAGCGAGGGTTCCCTGCTCAGTCTGGACAACCAGATCGATACCACCACCGGCACCATCAAGCTGAAGGCGCGCTTTAACAACCAGGACGATGCCCTCTTCCCGAACCAGTTCGTCAACGCGCGAATGCTGGTCGCTACCGAAGAGAACGCGGTAGTGATCCCCACCGCAGCGCTGCAGATGGGTAACGAAGGAAGCTTTGTCTGGGTGCTGAACAGCGACAATAAAGTGAGCAAGCATCTGGTGAAAACCGGGATTCAGGACAGCCAGACGGTGGTCATCAGCGCCGGGCTCTCCGCCGGCGACCGCGTGGTCACCGACGGCATCGACCGTCTCACCGAAGGCGCGAAAGTTGAGGTGGTTGAACCTGCAAAACAGGGAGCGACCTCCTGA
- a CDS encoding MdtB/MuxB family multidrug efflux RND transporter permease subunit: MQVMPPSSTGGPSRLFILRPVATTLLMVAILLAGIIGYRFLPVSALPEVDYPTIQVVTLYPGASPDVVTSAITAPLERQFGQMSGLKQMSSQSSGGASVVTLQFQLTLSLDVAEQEVQAAINAATNLLPSDLPNPPVYSKVNPADPPIMTLAVTSSAMPMTQVEDMVETRVAQKISQVSGVGLVTLAGGQRPAVRVKLNAQAIAALGLTSETIRTAISSANVNSAKGSLDGPTRAVTLSANDQMQSADEYRQLIVAYQNGAPIRLGDVATVEQGAENSWLGAWANKQQAIVMNVQRQPGANIIETADSIRTMLPQLIESLPKSVSVKVLSDRTTNIRASVTDTQFELMLAIALVVMIIYLFLRNVPATIIPAVAVPLSLVGTFAVMVFLDFSINNLTLMALTIATGFVVDDAIVVIENISRYIEKGEKPLAAALKGAGEIGFTIISLTFSLIAVLIPLLFMGDIVGRLFREFAVTLAVAILISAVVSLTLTPMMCARMLSHESLRKQNRFSRASERMFERIIAAYGRVLAKVLNHPWATLGVALGTLALSVMLWIFIPKGFFPIQDNGIIQGTLQAPQSVSFANMAQRQQQVSEIIMKDPAVESLTSYVGVDGTNPSLNSARLQINLKPLDERDDRVNAVIERLQSAVARVPGVELYLQPIQDLTIDTQVSRTQYQFTLQATSLDALSTWVPQLVEKLNTLPQLADVSSDWQDKGLAAYVNVNRDTASRLGITMSDVDNALYNAFGQRLISTIYTQANQYRVVLEHNTEHTPGLAALDSVRLTSKDGGIVPLSAIATVEERYTPLSINHLDQFPSTTISFNVPDGYSLGEAVEAIQAAEKALSFPSDIQTQFQGSTLAFQAALGNTVWLIVAAVVAMYIVLGVLYESFIHPITILSTLPTAGVGALLALMLAGSELDVIAIIGIILLIGIVKKNAIMMIDFALAAEREQGMSPRDAIFQACLLRFRPILMTTLAALLGALPLMLSTGVGAELRRPLGIGMVGGLLVSQVLTLFTTPVIYLLFDRLALWTKSRFPKREEEA, from the coding sequence ATGCAGGTTATGCCCCCGAGCTCTACAGGTGGGCCGTCACGCCTGTTTATCCTCCGCCCTGTCGCCACCACGCTGTTGATGGTGGCGATCCTGCTGGCCGGGATCATTGGCTACCGCTTCCTGCCCGTGTCGGCGCTGCCGGAGGTGGATTATCCAACGATTCAGGTTGTCACTCTCTATCCTGGCGCCAGCCCGGACGTGGTGACGTCCGCCATTACCGCCCCGCTGGAGCGCCAGTTTGGCCAGATGTCCGGATTAAAACAGATGTCCTCCCAGAGTTCCGGCGGGGCATCCGTCGTGACGCTGCAGTTCCAGCTAACGCTGTCGCTGGACGTCGCCGAGCAGGAAGTGCAGGCCGCCATCAACGCCGCCACCAACCTGCTGCCGTCGGACCTGCCTAACCCGCCGGTCTACAGCAAGGTGAACCCGGCGGATCCGCCGATCATGACGCTGGCCGTCACCTCCTCCGCCATGCCGATGACCCAGGTCGAAGACATGGTCGAAACCCGCGTGGCGCAGAAGATTTCTCAGGTCTCCGGCGTCGGCCTCGTCACGCTGGCGGGCGGCCAGCGCCCGGCCGTGCGCGTGAAGCTTAACGCACAGGCGATTGCCGCGCTGGGGCTGACCAGCGAAACCATCCGCACCGCCATCAGCAGTGCCAACGTCAACTCGGCAAAAGGCTCGCTGGACGGCCCGACCCGAGCGGTCACCCTCTCGGCAAACGACCAGATGCAGTCCGCCGATGAATACCGTCAGCTGATTGTGGCCTACCAGAACGGCGCGCCGATCCGCCTGGGCGACGTCGCCACCGTGGAACAAGGCGCGGAAAACAGCTGGCTCGGCGCGTGGGCGAACAAGCAGCAGGCGATCGTGATGAACGTGCAGCGCCAGCCGGGCGCCAACATCATCGAAACCGCCGACAGCATCCGCACCATGCTGCCACAGCTGATTGAAAGCCTGCCGAAATCGGTCAGCGTAAAAGTCCTTTCCGACCGCACCACCAACATTCGTGCGTCGGTCACCGATACCCAGTTCGAGCTGATGCTGGCGATTGCGCTGGTGGTAATGATCATTTACCTGTTCCTGCGCAACGTTCCGGCAACCATTATCCCCGCCGTCGCCGTGCCGCTCTCGCTGGTCGGGACCTTTGCGGTGATGGTGTTCCTCGACTTTTCGATTAACAACCTGACGCTGATGGCGCTGACCATCGCCACCGGGTTCGTGGTGGATGACGCCATCGTCGTTATCGAGAACATCTCGCGCTATATCGAGAAAGGTGAAAAGCCGCTGGCCGCCGCGCTGAAGGGCGCAGGGGAAATCGGCTTTACCATTATCTCGCTGACCTTCTCGCTGATTGCGGTGCTGATCCCGCTACTGTTTATGGGCGACATCGTCGGGCGGCTGTTCCGCGAGTTTGCCGTGACGCTGGCGGTCGCCATTCTGATCTCTGCCGTGGTGTCGCTGACCCTGACGCCGATGATGTGCGCCCGCATGCTAAGCCACGAGTCCCTGCGCAAGCAAAACCGCTTCTCCCGCGCCTCCGAGCGGATGTTCGAGCGAATTATTGCCGCCTACGGTCGCGTGCTGGCGAAAGTGCTGAACCATCCGTGGGCAACGCTTGGCGTGGCGCTGGGCACGCTGGCGCTCAGCGTAATGCTGTGGATTTTTATTCCGAAAGGTTTCTTCCCCATCCAGGATAACGGCATTATTCAGGGCACGCTTCAGGCTCCGCAGTCGGTCTCCTTCGCGAACATGGCGCAGCGCCAGCAGCAGGTGTCTGAGATCATCATGAAAGACCCGGCGGTGGAGAGCCTGACGTCCTACGTGGGGGTGGATGGCACCAATCCGTCGCTCAACAGCGCGCGTCTGCAGATCAACCTCAAGCCACTGGATGAGCGCGACGACCGCGTGAACGCCGTCATCGAGCGCCTGCAAAGCGCCGTGGCCCGCGTGCCGGGCGTTGAGCTTTACCTGCAGCCGATTCAGGATCTGACCATTGATACCCAGGTCAGCCGCACGCAGTATCAGTTCACGCTCCAGGCTACGTCGCTTGACGCCCTCAGCACCTGGGTGCCGCAGCTGGTTGAAAAACTTAACACCCTGCCGCAGCTCGCCGACGTCAGCAGCGACTGGCAGGACAAGGGGCTGGCGGCCTACGTCAACGTTAACCGCGACACCGCCAGCCGTCTGGGCATCACCATGTCGGACGTGGACAACGCCCTGTACAACGCCTTCGGTCAGCGCCTGATCTCCACCATCTACACTCAGGCGAACCAGTACCGCGTGGTGCTGGAGCACAACACCGAGCACACCCCCGGCCTGGCCGCGCTGGACTCGGTGCGCCTGACCAGCAAAGACGGCGGCATTGTGCCGCTGAGCGCCATCGCCACGGTGGAGGAGCGCTATACCCCGCTGTCGATTAACCACCTGGATCAGTTCCCGTCCACCACCATTTCCTTCAACGTGCCGGACGGTTACTCGCTGGGCGAGGCGGTGGAAGCCATCCAGGCTGCTGAAAAAGCGCTCAGCTTCCCGTCCGACATTCAGACCCAGTTCCAGGGCAGCACGCTGGCGTTCCAGGCCGCGCTGGGCAACACCGTCTGGCTAATCGTCGCGGCGGTCGTGGCGATGTACATCGTGCTTGGCGTGCTGTACGAAAGCTTTATCCACCCGATCACCATCCTCTCTACCCTGCCAACGGCGGGCGTGGGGGCGCTGCTGGCATTGATGCTGGCGGGCAGCGAGCTGGACGTTATTGCCATCATCGGCATCATCCTGCTTATCGGGATCGTGAAGAAAAACGCCATCATGATGATCGACTTTGCGCTGGCCGCCGAGCGCGAGCAGGGCATGTCGCCGCGCGATGCCATCTTCCAGGCCTGCCTGCTGCGTTTCCGCCCGATCCTGATGACCACGCTGGCCGCCCTGCTGGGGGCGCTGCCGCTGATGCTCAGCACCGGCGTCGGCGCAGAGCTGCGCCGCCCGCTGGGTATCGGTATGGTCGGGGGCCTGCTGGTGAGTCAGGTGCTGACGCTCTTCACCACGCCGGTGATCTATCTGCTGTTTGACCGCCTGGCGCTGTGGACCAAAAGCCGTTTCCCGAAACGTGAAGAGGAGGCGTAA